TCGAACAAGCGCTTGCCGATACGCCGAATGCGAACAATCTCCGGATCGACCTCACCGAGCGGCACGTCGGCCTGCTCGGACATCAGCATGGGTATTTCAGCCTGCCTGAGGCGACCGGAACTTGTCATTTTCGTGTGGCTTCTCGCGGAGTGCGATGAACGATCAGTCCGCGCGATAGTTCGGGGCCTCTTTCGTGATCTGCACATCATGGACGTGCGACTCGCGCATGCCGGCGGCCGTGATCTCCACAAACTCCGCCTTCTCGCGCAACTCGTCAATCGTCGCACAACCGCAGTACCCCATCGAGGAGCGCACGCCGCCGACGAGTTGATAAAGGATGGCCAAAACACTTCCCTTGTAAGGCACACGACCTTCGATCCCCTCCGGCACAAGCTTGTCGGCATTGTTCGACGCGTCCTGGAAATAGCGGTCAGCGGACCCCTCCGCCATCGCGCCCAGACTGCCCATGCCGCGATACGACTTGTAGCTACGCCCCTGGAACAGGATCACTTCGCCCGGTGCCTCTTCGGTACCGGCAAACATGCTGCCCATCATCACGCTCGATGCACCGGCCGCCAGCGCCTTCGATACATCGCCTGAAAAGCGGATGCCGCCATCGGCAATGCAGGGAACACCCGTCCCCTTGAGCGCCTGAGCGACATTGGAGATCGCCGTGATCTGCGGCACGCCTACGCCGGCCACAATGCGTGTTGTGCAAATCGAGCCGGGGCCGATACCGACTTTTACGCCGTCGGCGCCATGTTCGACCAACGCGAGCGCAGCCGCAGCCGTCGCGATGTTGCCGCCGATGACCTCAACTTGCGGGTAACGCGTCTTGACCCATTTAACCCGGTCCAGAACGCCCTTGGAATGTCCATGTGCCGTATCGACCACGATGACATCCACTCCGGCTGCAACCAGCAGATCGATGCGCTCGTCGTTGTCGGAACCGACCCCGACTGCGGCACCCACGCGGAGTTTGCCGTGCTCGTCCTTTGATGCATTGGGGTGCTCGGTGGCCTTCTGGATGTCCTTGACCGTAATCAGTCCGCGCAGCTCGAAAGTTTCATTGACAACGATGACACGCTCCAGCCGATGCTTGTTCATCAGTCGCTTGGCTTCCGAGAGATCAGCGCCTTCCCGGACGTAGACCAGTTTTTCGCGCGGCGTCATCTTGGCGCGGACTTCCGCATCAAGCTCTTCCTCGAAGCGAAGGTCGCGATTCGTGATAATACCCACGACCTGCTTGCCCTCCACCACCGGAAAGCCGCTGATACCGTGCAGTTGCGACAGCGCCATGACATCACGAATCTTCATGGTCGGCGGGATCGTGATCGGATCGCGCACCACGCCCGATTCAAATCGCTTTACCTTGGCGACTTCGCGAGCCTGATCCTTGGGCTTGAGATTCTTGTGGATAATGCCGATGCCACCTTCCTGCGCCATCGCAATGGCAAGCCGCGCTTCCGTCACGGTATCCATCGCAGCCG
The Noviherbaspirillum cavernae DNA segment above includes these coding regions:
- the guaB gene encoding IMP dehydrogenase gives rise to the protein MRLLQKALTFDDVLLVPAHSDILPKDTSLKTRLTRNITLNIPLLSAAMDTVTEARLAIAMAQEGGIGIIHKNLKPKDQAREVAKVKRFESGVVRDPITIPPTMKIRDVMALSQLHGISGFPVVEGKQVVGIITNRDLRFEEELDAEVRAKMTPREKLVYVREGADLSEAKRLMNKHRLERVIVVNETFELRGLITVKDIQKATEHPNASKDEHGKLRVGAAVGVGSDNDERIDLLVAAGVDVIVVDTAHGHSKGVLDRVKWVKTRYPQVEVIGGNIATAAAALALVEHGADGVKVGIGPGSICTTRIVAGVGVPQITAISNVAQALKGTGVPCIADGGIRFSGDVSKALAAGASSVMMGSMFAGTEEAPGEVILFQGRSYKSYRGMGSLGAMAEGSADRYFQDASNNADKLVPEGIEGRVPYKGSVLAILYQLVGGVRSSMGYCGCATIDELREKAEFVEITAAGMRESHVHDVQITKEAPNYRAD